One genomic segment of Arthrobacter sp. zg-Y1110 includes these proteins:
- a CDS encoding Rv2578c family radical SAM protein, whose translation MRWQGQELKASPAKGNEPGTAQGEPGPATASGSLQAASAVPPAGGTAETPGAATSPAGPPLAALPLTALPLTAVSGTTDPLIPLQGLVRSVRTPDFAGVTFHEVVAKSVLNKVGGGSNMPFEWTVNPYRGCSHACVYCFARKTHTYLDMDSGADFDSQLVVKVNAAEVLQRELARPSWQHHHVAMGTNTDPYQRAEGRYQLMPGIIRALADSGTPFSILTKGTLLARDIPLLKEASGQTEIGMGISLALVDPELAKRAEPGTPTPRARLELISRLRDAGLPCSVMAMPILPWLTDGDESLDALFSALSSAGATGVTAGALHLRPGAREWYLEFIARHYPQLSGKYADLYGKGTYASKEYRDWLAGRIRFFKAKYGFTGGARFLRPAGTQATRAVTGKETATAAPAQDALF comes from the coding sequence ATGAGGTGGCAAGGTCAGGAACTGAAGGCATCACCCGCGAAGGGCAACGAACCCGGAACCGCCCAAGGGGAGCCCGGGCCGGCTACGGCATCCGGTTCGCTCCAGGCCGCTTCGGCAGTGCCCCCTGCGGGAGGGACTGCAGAAACTCCCGGTGCAGCAACGTCCCCTGCAGGACCACCCCTTGCAGCGCTGCCGCTTACAGCGCTGCCGCTTACCGCAGTTTCGGGCACCACGGATCCGCTCATCCCGCTGCAGGGCCTGGTCCGCTCCGTGCGTACGCCGGACTTTGCGGGCGTGACCTTCCACGAGGTCGTGGCCAAGTCGGTGCTCAACAAGGTGGGCGGCGGCTCTAATATGCCCTTCGAATGGACCGTCAATCCGTACCGCGGCTGCAGCCATGCCTGTGTTTACTGCTTCGCCCGCAAGACCCACACCTACCTGGATATGGACAGCGGCGCCGATTTCGACAGCCAGCTGGTGGTCAAGGTCAATGCTGCCGAAGTCCTGCAGCGGGAACTCGCACGGCCCTCCTGGCAGCACCACCATGTGGCCATGGGCACCAATACGGACCCGTACCAGCGGGCCGAGGGCCGCTACCAGCTCATGCCCGGCATCATCCGCGCCCTGGCGGACAGCGGCACGCCTTTCTCCATCCTGACGAAGGGCACCCTGCTGGCCCGCGATATCCCGCTCCTGAAGGAGGCCTCCGGGCAGACCGAAATCGGCATGGGTATTTCGCTGGCACTGGTGGACCCCGAACTGGCTAAGCGGGCGGAACCGGGAACGCCCACACCCCGTGCGCGGCTGGAGCTGATCAGCCGGCTGCGGGATGCCGGACTCCCCTGTTCGGTCATGGCCATGCCGATCCTGCCCTGGCTGACCGACGGCGACGAATCCCTCGATGCCCTGTTCTCCGCGCTCTCATCGGCCGGCGCCACGGGGGTCACGGCGGGTGCGCTGCATCTGCGGCCCGGTGCCCGCGAGTGGTACCTCGAGTTCATTGCCCGGCACTACCCGCAGCTCTCCGGCAAATACGCTGACCTGTACGGCAAGGGAACGTATGCGTCGAAGGAATACCGGGACTGGCTGGCCGGGCGGATCCGGTTCTTCAAGGCCAAGTACGGTTTCACCGGCGGGGCACGGTTCCTGCGGCCCGCCGGCACCCAGGCCACCCGCGCCGTGACCGGGAAGGAAACCGCCACCGCGGCCCCGGCCCAGGACGCCCTGTTCTAG
- a CDS encoding MFS transporter yields MSSQGSHRRTSAAKAIVALAVGGFAIGTTEFSIMGLLQEMVEDLDISVPAGGHVISAYALGVVVGAPVLAALGARVPRKMLVLGLMLFFALSNLSSFFAADYSWLLFTRFLSGLPHGAFFGVAAVIAASLVAPTRRAWAISMVMLGLSIANVVGVPFATWLGQQAGWRWMFVLVAAIGLLTVAMVARFVPYQPTLAGASIKSELSALGRAQVWLALLVGTVGFGGFFAVYSYIAPTMTEVAGISENVLPVVVGLYGVGQVIGNVAGGRLADINVMGSIYAILGGTVVILLAYAWAVQYAVTAMVLVFLVGLIGSMLTPPLQTRLLDVSPGAESLASSLNHAALNLANALGALLGGVVIAWGWGYRSPAVVGAVLALLGLAIALISGSLDRRPARSSKRIHQVPGK; encoded by the coding sequence ATGTCCAGCCAGGGCTCACACCGCCGCACTTCTGCCGCCAAGGCCATAGTTGCCCTGGCCGTGGGAGGATTTGCCATCGGCACCACCGAATTCAGCATCATGGGCCTGCTGCAGGAGATGGTCGAAGACCTCGACATTTCCGTTCCCGCGGGCGGCCACGTCATTTCGGCCTATGCCCTCGGCGTGGTGGTCGGCGCCCCCGTGCTTGCGGCTCTCGGCGCACGTGTGCCGCGGAAAATGCTGGTGCTGGGCCTGATGCTCTTCTTCGCCCTGAGCAACTTGTCTTCGTTCTTTGCCGCAGATTATTCCTGGCTGCTTTTTACCCGGTTCCTGTCCGGCCTGCCCCACGGCGCATTCTTCGGCGTGGCAGCGGTCATTGCTGCTTCGCTGGTCGCTCCGACGCGGCGGGCCTGGGCCATCTCAATGGTCATGCTGGGCCTGAGCATCGCCAACGTGGTGGGTGTGCCGTTTGCTACCTGGCTGGGCCAGCAGGCCGGGTGGCGGTGGATGTTCGTCCTGGTCGCGGCCATCGGGCTCCTGACGGTCGCCATGGTCGCCCGTTTCGTCCCGTATCAGCCGACCCTTGCCGGGGCGAGCATCAAGAGTGAGCTCAGTGCCCTCGGGCGCGCCCAGGTCTGGCTGGCCCTCTTGGTGGGCACCGTCGGGTTCGGCGGATTCTTCGCGGTGTATTCGTACATCGCGCCGACCATGACTGAAGTGGCAGGCATCTCCGAGAATGTGCTGCCCGTCGTCGTCGGGCTCTATGGTGTGGGCCAGGTGATCGGCAACGTGGCCGGCGGACGGCTGGCCGACATCAACGTCATGGGCAGCATCTACGCGATCCTGGGCGGCACGGTGGTAATCCTGCTGGCCTACGCGTGGGCAGTGCAGTACGCGGTGACTGCGATGGTGCTGGTCTTCCTGGTGGGGCTGATCGGGTCAATGCTGACGCCGCCCCTGCAGACGAGGCTGCTGGATGTTTCGCCGGGCGCCGAGTCGCTTGCATCGTCACTGAACCATGCGGCCCTGAACCTGGCCAATGCGCTGGGTGCCCTGCTGGGCGGCGTCGTGATCGCCTGGGGCTGGGGGTACCGCTCCCCCGCTGTGGTGGGAGCGGTACTCGCCCTGCTTGGTTTGGCTATTGCGCTGATCAGCGGGTCACTTGACCGGCGTCCTGCGCGTTCTTCGAAGCGAATACATCAGGTTCCAGGTAAATAG
- the pheS gene encoding phenylalanine--tRNA ligase subunit alpha — MSNSTPGTGSPDTSPEGTQPEPPNPLDEAAIAAAVEQALAAIAAAADLSELKEVRIAVTGEKSPLSGANRTIGKLPKDQKAAAGKLVGPARGRINSALAARTVELEAERDARILVEEAVDVTAAPRRRHIGGRHPISTLQDRVADVFVGMGWEIAEGPEVESEWFNFDALNFKPDHPAREMQDTFFVEPPEAHLVMRTHTSPVQVRSMLERDLPIYVLCPGKVFRTDELDATHTPVFHQFEGLAIDKGLTMADLVGTLEHFTRVLFGDEAKVRLRPNYFPFTEPSAELDIWHPGAKGGPRWIEWGGCGMVNPNVLRAAGIDPEVYSGFAFGMGIDRALMFRNEVSDMHEMIEGDVRFSEHFGMEI; from the coding sequence ATGTCTAACTCCACACCGGGGACCGGTTCCCCAGATACTTCCCCTGAGGGCACCCAGCCCGAGCCGCCGAATCCGCTGGATGAAGCCGCCATAGCCGCCGCCGTCGAGCAGGCGCTCGCCGCCATTGCCGCGGCCGCGGACCTGAGTGAGCTCAAGGAAGTCCGGATTGCCGTCACCGGCGAGAAGTCGCCGCTGAGCGGAGCGAACCGGACCATCGGCAAGCTCCCCAAGGACCAGAAGGCCGCCGCCGGCAAACTCGTGGGCCCCGCCCGCGGCCGGATCAACTCCGCGCTCGCCGCCCGCACCGTTGAGCTCGAAGCGGAGCGCGACGCCCGGATCCTCGTCGAAGAGGCCGTGGACGTCACCGCAGCTCCCCGCCGCCGGCACATCGGCGGCCGGCATCCCATCTCCACCCTGCAGGACCGGGTGGCGGATGTGTTCGTCGGCATGGGCTGGGAAATCGCGGAAGGCCCCGAAGTGGAATCCGAGTGGTTCAACTTCGACGCGCTGAACTTCAAGCCGGACCACCCGGCCCGCGAAATGCAGGACACCTTCTTCGTGGAACCGCCCGAGGCGCACCTGGTTATGCGTACGCACACCTCCCCGGTACAGGTCCGCTCCATGCTTGAGCGCGACCTGCCGATCTACGTGCTCTGCCCCGGCAAGGTGTTCCGCACCGACGAGCTGGACGCCACGCACACCCCGGTCTTCCACCAGTTCGAAGGCCTGGCCATCGACAAGGGCCTGACCATGGCTGACCTGGTCGGCACCCTGGAGCACTTCACGCGTGTTCTTTTCGGCGATGAAGCGAAGGTCCGGCTGCGGCCGAACTACTTCCCCTTCACCGAACCCAGCGCCGAGCTGGACATCTGGCACCCGGGCGCCAAGGGCGGCCCGCGCTGGATCGAATGGGGCGGCTGCGGAATGGTCAACCCCAACGTGCTCCGCGCCGCCGGGATCGACCCCGAGGTCTATTCAGGTTTTGCCTTCGGCATGGGCATTGACCGTGCCCTCATGTTCCGCAACGAGGTTTCGGACATGCACGAAATGATTGAAGGCGACGTACGTTTCAGCGAACACTTCGGGATGGAGATCTAA
- a CDS encoding (deoxy)nucleoside triphosphate pyrophosphohydrolase has product MAIESTQITKQVVGGALVDSLRQPSRILAARRSAPETLAGLWEFPGGKVEPGESCTEALHRELAEELGIRVQLGAEITGPLDEGWRLNDVAAMRVWFAEITEGTAEPLEDHSELRWVDLNAEALMGLAWIPADLPIVTALLEAVTAA; this is encoded by the coding sequence GTGGCCATTGAATCAACGCAAATCACTAAACAGGTTGTGGGCGGTGCGCTGGTGGACAGCCTCCGGCAGCCTTCCCGGATATTGGCGGCCCGCCGGAGCGCCCCGGAAACGCTTGCCGGGTTGTGGGAGTTCCCGGGCGGAAAAGTGGAACCCGGGGAAAGCTGCACGGAGGCCCTGCACCGAGAACTCGCCGAAGAGCTGGGCATCCGGGTGCAGTTGGGTGCTGAAATCACCGGGCCGCTGGACGAAGGGTGGAGGCTGAACGACGTCGCTGCCATGCGGGTCTGGTTCGCCGAGATCACCGAAGGAACAGCCGAGCCCCTCGAAGACCACAGCGAGCTCCGCTGGGTTGACCTCAACGCAGAGGCACTGATGGGCCTCGCCTGGATACCGGCGGACCTGCCGATTGTCACCGCGCTGCTGGAGGCTGTTACTGCGGCTTAG
- the pheT gene encoding phenylalanine--tRNA ligase subunit beta, which yields MRIPLSWLREYAQVPADATAEDVMEDLVRVGLEEEDVHRPTDDLQGPIVVGQVLSMEPEPQSNGKTINWCTVRVVPEGAEQPLTGKGIEPSGVQGIVCGAHNFKVGDKVVVTLPGAVLPGDFRISPRKTYGHVSAGMIASVRELGIGEDHDGILVLSTLGLDPEVGTDAMELLGLYDQAAEINVTPDRGYVFSIRGAAREYAHATGTKFTDPAAAVVVPQADGNGYPVRLDDAAPIYGKPGCDRFVARTVRGVDTSRPTPPWMSSRLRLAGMRSISLVVDISNYVMLELGQPLHFYDLDKLTGEIVVRRAAEGETLKTLDEKERRLSPEDLLITDGTGAIGIAGVMGGAATEVADGTQNVLIEAAHFEEVSIARSRRRHRLPSEASKRFERGVDWNVADVAAQRAVDLLVELAGGTADESITDVGSAPAPRRIELPAQFPAQLIGLDFTESQITGTLEDLGATVEKTDDGYLVTPPSWRPDLETREDLTEEIIRLVGYDKIPSTLPVAPPGRGLTRLQQQRRRLMQSLAAAGLTEVLAYPFVTEVDNNTFGAPEPGTRPALKLANPLSAEYGYLRTSVLPGLFEVAKRNMSRGFRDLALFESGTVFLPGEHLGTESIPPLGAKPSEEVLDELYAGIPDQPLHVGVLLAGHESAPGAGNTPRAWDWADAVDYARLMGDVLGVELVVEQGTHQAFHPGRTARIALRSGETVGYAGELHPKLLAARDMPARTVAAELNVDAIFDAAPDVIVARPISSFPISTQDVALVVAEDVPAEQVREALREGAGELLEDVSLFDVYAGQGIEPGHKSLAFALRFRAPDRTLTADEASEARAAAVSLAAERFGAVQR from the coding sequence GTGAGAATCCCACTTTCCTGGCTGCGCGAGTATGCCCAGGTGCCGGCGGACGCAACCGCCGAAGACGTGATGGAAGACCTCGTGCGCGTTGGTCTGGAAGAAGAAGACGTCCACCGTCCCACCGATGACCTGCAGGGTCCGATCGTGGTGGGCCAGGTGCTCAGCATGGAGCCGGAGCCACAGAGCAACGGCAAGACCATCAACTGGTGCACGGTCCGTGTGGTGCCGGAAGGTGCCGAGCAGCCCCTGACCGGCAAGGGCATCGAGCCCTCCGGCGTGCAGGGCATTGTCTGCGGCGCGCACAACTTCAAGGTAGGGGACAAGGTTGTTGTCACCCTGCCCGGTGCCGTGCTGCCCGGAGACTTCCGCATCAGCCCGCGCAAGACCTACGGCCACGTCTCGGCCGGCATGATTGCCTCCGTGCGTGAACTCGGCATCGGCGAGGACCATGACGGCATCCTGGTGCTCTCCACCCTGGGGCTGGACCCCGAGGTGGGCACGGACGCGATGGAACTGCTCGGCCTGTACGACCAGGCGGCGGAAATCAACGTCACTCCGGACCGCGGCTACGTTTTCTCCATCCGCGGCGCCGCGCGTGAATACGCCCACGCCACGGGCACCAAGTTCACCGACCCGGCTGCCGCCGTCGTTGTTCCGCAGGCAGACGGCAACGGCTACCCGGTGCGGCTCGACGACGCCGCGCCCATTTACGGCAAGCCCGGCTGCGACCGGTTCGTGGCCCGGACCGTCCGCGGCGTCGATACCTCCCGGCCCACCCCGCCGTGGATGTCCTCGCGCCTGCGCCTGGCGGGCATGCGGTCGATCTCGCTGGTAGTCGACATTTCCAACTACGTGATGCTCGAACTCGGCCAGCCGCTGCACTTCTACGACCTGGATAAGCTCACCGGCGAGATCGTGGTCCGCCGCGCCGCCGAGGGCGAAACCCTGAAGACCTTGGACGAGAAGGAACGCCGGCTTTCCCCGGAGGACCTGCTGATCACTGACGGAACCGGTGCCATCGGCATCGCCGGCGTGATGGGCGGAGCTGCCACCGAGGTTGCCGACGGAACGCAGAATGTCCTGATCGAAGCCGCCCACTTCGAGGAAGTCAGCATTGCCCGCTCCCGCCGCCGGCACCGGCTGCCCTCCGAAGCGTCCAAGCGCTTCGAACGCGGCGTGGACTGGAACGTTGCCGACGTCGCCGCGCAGCGTGCGGTGGACCTGCTGGTGGAACTCGCCGGCGGCACGGCCGATGAGTCCATTACCGACGTCGGCTCGGCCCCCGCGCCGCGGCGTATCGAACTGCCCGCACAGTTCCCGGCCCAGCTGATCGGCCTGGACTTCACCGAGTCCCAGATCACCGGGACGCTGGAGGACCTGGGCGCTACGGTCGAGAAGACCGACGACGGCTACCTGGTGACGCCGCCGAGCTGGCGCCCGGACCTGGAGACGCGCGAGGACCTCACTGAGGAAATCATCCGACTGGTGGGCTATGACAAGATTCCGTCCACCCTGCCGGTCGCCCCTCCCGGGCGCGGCCTGACCCGCCTGCAGCAGCAGCGCCGCCGGCTCATGCAGTCACTTGCAGCAGCCGGCCTTACGGAGGTATTGGCCTACCCGTTCGTGACCGAGGTGGACAACAACACCTTCGGTGCTCCGGAACCGGGCACCCGCCCGGCCCTGAAGCTGGCCAATCCGCTCAGCGCCGAGTACGGCTACCTGCGCACCTCGGTGCTGCCCGGCCTGTTCGAGGTTGCCAAGCGCAACATGTCCCGCGGCTTCCGGGATCTGGCACTGTTCGAATCGGGCACGGTCTTCCTGCCCGGCGAGCACCTGGGCACGGAGAGCATCCCGCCGCTGGGTGCCAAGCCGTCCGAGGAAGTCCTGGACGAGCTCTACGCCGGAATTCCCGACCAGCCGCTGCATGTGGGCGTCCTGCTGGCCGGCCATGAGTCCGCTCCCGGTGCCGGCAACACGCCCCGCGCCTGGGACTGGGCCGACGCCGTCGATTACGCCCGGTTGATGGGCGACGTCCTCGGCGTGGAACTCGTGGTGGAACAGGGCACCCACCAGGCGTTCCACCCCGGCCGCACCGCACGCATCGCACTGCGCAGCGGCGAGACCGTGGGCTACGCCGGCGAACTGCACCCCAAGCTCCTGGCCGCACGGGACATGCCTGCCCGCACGGTGGCTGCGGAACTGAACGTGGATGCGATTTTCGACGCCGCCCCCGACGTCATCGTTGCCCGTCCGATTTCCAGCTTCCCCATTTCCACGCAGGACGTGGCGCTGGTGGTGGCAGAGGACGTTCCCGCCGAGCAGGTCCGCGAGGCACTGCGCGAAGGAGCCGGGGAACTGCTCGAAGATGTGTCCCTGTTCGACGTCTACGCAGGGCAGGGCATTGAGCCCGGGCACAAGTCGCTCGCGTTCGCGCTGCGCTTCCGCGCGCCGGACCGTACCCTGACCGCGGACGAAGCCTCCGAGGCCCGTGCCGCAGCCGTCTCGCTGGCCGCCGAACGGTTCGGTGCCGTTCAGCGCTAG